A region of uncultured Draconibacterium sp. DNA encodes the following proteins:
- a CDS encoding RagB/SusD family nutrient uptake outer membrane protein, with protein sequence MIIKKFKYLSIIVLAALLAITSCTNDLDTVPIDEDVVTSESVYENPNNYIHVLAKLYAGLAVSGQQGPSGNNDLSGLDEGFGQYLRAYWYAQELPTDEAVIGWNDATLRDFHDMDWSADDGFITNLYYRIFYQVSLCNEFIRETTADKLDGRGIDGAIRTDIEQFRAEARFLRALSYYHAVDLFGSVPFVTEEDNVGAFFPEQISRTDLFNYVESELMAVENELAAPGSAEYGRVDQAALWMVLAKMYLNAEVYTGTARYSDALNYSEKVINAGYSLDPDYTHMFLADNHTSSETIFPIIQDGTNIRTWGGTTFLVHAPVGGTMDPAEFGIDGGWSGLRTTKEFVGKFLDLETLAPKLKSANATADYPVIYVPGGYQSAAGYSDSDWSPDVAPTLASVNSDDNYEGYVYFADAGEFKFTAGPNWDVNWGGSDGILESGGANLSVTEAGYYKMNVNTADLTYSITKTDWGIIGSATAGGWDSDQNMEFDADSKTWVAEIDLAAGEIKFRANDGWDLNYGDDGADGILEGGAANISIAEGGSYKITMKLESPDYTYTVEKFSSDGRALFFTDGQTLEIDNLFEFTNGYAITKWKNVTSTGETGSDLTHPDTDFPMFRLADAYLMYAEAVLRGGGGSMSTALSYVNELRERAYGDDFGNMTEADLTLDFILDERARELYWEGHRRTDLIRFGKFTGSDYVWAWKGAVKEGIGVDTKYNTYPLPSSDVSANPNLTQTTGY encoded by the coding sequence ATGATAATAAAGAAATTTAAATATTTAAGCATAATAGTACTTGCAGCACTGCTTGCAATTACATCATGTACCAACGATTTGGACACCGTGCCAATCGATGAAGATGTGGTTACCTCGGAAAGTGTTTACGAAAATCCGAACAACTACATCCATGTTCTGGCAAAACTATATGCAGGTTTGGCAGTTAGTGGCCAGCAAGGACCAAGCGGAAACAATGACCTTAGTGGTTTGGATGAAGGTTTCGGTCAGTACCTGCGTGCCTACTGGTATGCACAGGAGCTTCCTACCGATGAAGCAGTTATTGGCTGGAACGATGCAACTTTACGCGATTTCCACGATATGGACTGGTCGGCTGACGATGGTTTTATCACCAACCTGTACTACCGAATTTTTTACCAGGTTTCGTTGTGTAACGAGTTTATTCGCGAAACAACTGCCGATAAATTAGACGGACGTGGAATCGACGGTGCTATTCGTACAGACATTGAACAGTTTCGTGCCGAGGCGCGTTTCCTGCGTGCATTAAGCTATTACCACGCTGTTGATTTGTTTGGTAGCGTACCATTTGTTACGGAAGAAGACAACGTAGGCGCATTCTTCCCGGAACAGATTTCAAGAACCGACCTGTTTAACTATGTTGAATCGGAATTAATGGCTGTTGAAAACGAACTTGCAGCACCTGGAAGTGCCGAATACGGAAGAGTAGACCAGGCAGCACTTTGGATGGTTTTGGCAAAAATGTACCTGAATGCCGAAGTTTACACCGGAACAGCAAGATACAGCGACGCTTTGAATTACTCCGAAAAAGTAATTAACGCAGGTTATTCGCTCGACCCGGATTACACGCACATGTTCCTTGCCGACAACCATACATCAAGCGAAACCATTTTCCCAATTATTCAGGATGGAACCAACATTCGTACCTGGGGTGGAACAACTTTTCTTGTTCACGCACCTGTTGGCGGAACAATGGATCCTGCTGAATTTGGAATCGACGGTGGTTGGAGTGGTTTAAGAACTACAAAAGAGTTTGTTGGCAAATTTCTCGATTTGGAAACTTTAGCACCAAAATTAAAAAGCGCCAACGCAACGGCTGATTATCCGGTAATTTATGTTCCAGGTGGTTACCAAAGTGCAGCGGGTTACAGCGACAGCGACTGGTCGCCGGATGTAGCACCAACACTGGCTTCGGTTAATTCTGATGACAACTACGAAGGTTATGTATATTTTGCCGATGCAGGTGAGTTTAAATTCACTGCCGGACCGAACTGGGATGTAAACTGGGGTGGTTCTGATGGTATTTTGGAATCAGGAGGTGCAAACCTTTCGGTAACTGAAGCCGGATATTACAAAATGAATGTAAACACAGCCGATCTTACCTATTCAATTACCAAAACTGATTGGGGAATTATCGGATCAGCTACAGCTGGCGGCTGGGACTCTGACCAAAACATGGAATTTGATGCGGACAGCAAAACCTGGGTTGCAGAAATCGACCTTGCCGCAGGCGAAATTAAGTTCCGCGCTAACGACGGCTGGGATCTGAACTACGGTGATGACGGTGCCGACGGTATTTTAGAAGGTGGCGCTGCTAATATTTCAATTGCTGAAGGTGGAAGCTACAAAATTACCATGAAACTGGAATCGCCGGATTATACTTACACCGTTGAGAAATTCAGTTCTGATGGCCGTGCTTTGTTCTTCACCGACGGGCAAACGCTTGAAATTGATAACCTGTTTGAGTTTACCAATGGTTATGCCATTACCAAGTGGAAGAACGTTACTTCAACAGGCGAAACCGGATCGGATTTAACACATCCTGACACTGATTTCCCAATGTTCCGTTTGGCTGATGCTTACCTGATGTATGCCGAGGCAGTACTGCGCGGTGGTGGTGGAAGCATGAGCACTGCACTGTCGTATGTCAACGAATTGCGCGAAAGAGCTTATGGCGACGACTTTGGAAACATGACCGAAGCCGACCTTACACTCGATTTTATTTTGGATGAACGTGCACGTGAATTGTACTGGGAAGGACACCGCAGAACCGACCTGATTCGTTTTGGCAAATTTACGGGATCAGACTACGTTTGGGCATGGAAAGGAGCTGTTAAAGAAGGTATTGGTGTTGATACCAAATACAACACTTACCCACTTCCTTCTTCAGATGTAAGTGCCAATCCAAATCTAACTCAAACCACGGGATATTAA
- a CDS encoding family 65 glycosyl hydrolase domain-containing protein, whose protein sequence is MKNYIIHHDWKIVEEGFVPEHNRISESIFSIGNGKMGQRANFEEKYSGDTLNGTYVAGIYYPDKTRVGWWKNGYPEYFAKIINSTNWIGIGVTINGEELDLAKAKVLSFKRELDMQHGLLTRCFVAELQNGNQVEVCSHRFVSTVATEIGAIRYTVKALNFDGEIKVTPYLDGDVVNEDSNYDEKFWVEVARAVGGPEGYLTVETLKTGFQVSTGMWFQLLKNGNKVDTDITNGEREKYVEASQSVSVEKGDEIVVEKFSSTVSSLDYEKESLPEKAKEAVDLAVEAGFDALFDSHKNRWLQKWSTSDIKIEGDIAAQQGIRFNIFQLNQTYSGEDERLNIGPKGFTGEKYGGVTYWDTEAYCLPFYLSTAPQKVSRNLLVYRRKHLEKAIENAEKLGFKSGAALYPMVTINGEECHNEWEITFEEVHRNGAIAYAIFDYINYTGDKEYLAPMGFEVLLGISRFWSQRVNWSVDKEKYVMLGVTGPNEYENNVNNNFHTSYLAVWTLKYTLEAIEYLKKEFPFLFEELVKKWKFNELNETARWKDIIDKMYFARDEKRNIYLQQDGFLDKDLTPVAELPAEDLPINQNWSWDRILRAPYIKQADTLQSLYLFQENYTTEELKRHFDFYEPLTVHESSLSPCVHAILAAKIGYQDKAYEMYLRTSRLDLDDYNNDTEDGLHITSMGGTWMSFVMAFGGMRVVNNKLTFDPFLPESWKSYGFRIDFGGAHLEVNMKHGEFFITNHSSVVVEATVWGTEHKIAGNSTLEIKK, encoded by the coding sequence ATGAAGAATTATATCATTCATCACGACTGGAAAATAGTTGAAGAGGGTTTTGTTCCTGAACATAACCGGATTTCCGAAAGTATCTTTAGTATCGGAAACGGGAAAATGGGCCAGCGCGCCAATTTCGAGGAGAAGTATTCAGGCGACACGCTGAACGGAACATACGTAGCCGGTATTTATTACCCCGACAAAACCCGTGTGGGATGGTGGAAAAACGGCTATCCGGAGTATTTTGCCAAGATCATTAATTCAACTAACTGGATTGGAATAGGAGTTACCATTAATGGTGAGGAACTCGATCTGGCAAAAGCAAAAGTACTTTCATTTAAACGCGAGCTCGACATGCAACACGGTTTGTTAACGCGTTGTTTTGTTGCCGAGTTGCAAAACGGTAACCAGGTTGAGGTTTGTTCGCACCGCTTTGTAAGCACTGTTGCTACAGAGATTGGAGCTATTCGATACACGGTAAAAGCGCTGAACTTTGATGGTGAGATAAAAGTTACGCCTTACCTCGATGGCGATGTGGTGAACGAAGACTCGAATTACGACGAGAAATTCTGGGTGGAAGTTGCCCGTGCCGTTGGCGGTCCGGAAGGATATCTCACCGTTGAAACCTTAAAAACAGGATTTCAGGTAAGTACCGGAATGTGGTTTCAGCTGCTAAAAAACGGAAATAAAGTAGACACAGATATTACGAACGGGGAAAGGGAGAAATATGTCGAGGCATCTCAAAGTGTCTCGGTAGAGAAGGGTGATGAAATAGTAGTTGAGAAATTCTCTTCTACTGTTTCTTCCCTTGATTATGAAAAGGAATCGCTTCCTGAAAAGGCAAAAGAAGCTGTTGATCTGGCTGTTGAAGCCGGTTTCGATGCCCTGTTCGATAGTCATAAAAACCGCTGGCTGCAAAAATGGTCAACCAGCGATATAAAAATTGAAGGCGATATTGCTGCCCAGCAGGGAATTCGCTTTAACATTTTTCAGCTCAATCAAACTTATTCGGGCGAAGATGAACGGCTGAATATCGGTCCAAAAGGATTTACCGGCGAGAAATACGGTGGTGTAACTTATTGGGATACGGAGGCATATTGTTTGCCGTTTTACCTGAGTACAGCTCCACAAAAAGTTTCGCGCAACTTGCTGGTTTACCGTCGCAAACATTTGGAAAAAGCCATAGAAAATGCCGAAAAACTTGGCTTTAAAAGTGGGGCTGCCTTGTACCCAATGGTAACCATAAACGGTGAAGAGTGCCACAACGAGTGGGAGATTACTTTTGAAGAAGTTCACCGAAACGGAGCTATTGCTTACGCCATTTTCGATTACATAAATTATACCGGCGACAAGGAATACCTTGCTCCGATGGGTTTTGAGGTGTTGCTGGGTATTAGTCGTTTTTGGAGCCAGCGCGTAAACTGGTCGGTCGATAAAGAAAAGTATGTCATGCTGGGCGTTACCGGGCCAAACGAATACGAAAACAACGTAAACAATAACTTCCACACCAGCTATTTGGCCGTGTGGACATTAAAATATACGCTTGAAGCCATTGAATACCTGAAAAAGGAGTTCCCGTTCCTGTTCGAGGAATTGGTAAAAAAATGGAAATTCAACGAGTTAAATGAAACTGCGCGCTGGAAAGATATCATTGATAAAATGTATTTCGCCAGGGATGAGAAGCGCAATATCTACCTGCAACAGGATGGATTTTTGGATAAGGATTTGACACCGGTGGCTGAACTTCCGGCGGAGGATTTACCCATAAACCAAAACTGGTCGTGGGACCGCATTTTACGTGCGCCCTACATTAAACAGGCAGATACTTTGCAGAGTTTGTACCTGTTTCAGGAGAATTATACTACCGAAGAGCTGAAACGACATTTCGATTTTTACGAGCCTTTAACGGTACATGAATCATCGTTGTCGCCTTGTGTTCACGCAATTCTGGCAGCGAAGATAGGTTACCAGGATAAAGCTTACGAAATGTATTTACGCACTTCGCGGCTCGATTTGGATGATTACAATAACGACACAGAAGACGGTCTGCACATTACGAGTATGGGCGGAACGTGGATGTCGTTTGTAATGGCATTTGGCGGAATGCGCGTAGTAAATAACAAACTTACATTTGATCCGTTCCTACCAGAATCGTGGAAATCATATGGATTCCGGATTGATTTTGGAGGAGCACACCTCGAAGTTAATATGAAACATGGAGAGTTTTTTATAACCAATCATTCTTCGGTTGTTGTTGAAGCAACAGTTTGGGGTACAGAGCACAAGATTGCCGGAAATTCGACACTTGAAATTAAAAAGTAG
- a CDS encoding LacI family DNA-binding transcriptional regulator, with product MKSGLVTIKDLARELNISASTVSRALKDHPDISKETKRAVQELAQKLNYQPNAVALSLKQRRSNTIGVIIPEIVHYFFSSVISGIEDVAYDAGFNVIICQSNERYEREVANAKTLLSSRVDGVLVSISKHTTDYKHLENFQNHEVPIVFYDRVVPDIVADQVIIDDFDAAYRATRHLIDSGRTRIAHLGGPMALLIGQNRKNGYLKALSEAGIPADENLILEADSFEKARMAIMKLINQKIKFDGVFATNDLTAIGAMQTIQKKGYKIPDEIAIVGFSDGRFSGITDPTLTSVDQHGYEMGTLATQMLLKRITSEDDEYPAETKVLDADLIVRGSSII from the coding sequence ATGAAAAGCGGACTAGTAACAATAAAAGACTTGGCTCGTGAGTTAAATATTTCAGCGTCAACGGTTTCGCGTGCTTTGAAAGATCACCCCGATATCAGCAAAGAAACAAAACGGGCGGTTCAGGAACTCGCCCAAAAGCTAAATTACCAGCCCAATGCTGTTGCACTAAGTTTAAAACAACGACGCAGTAATACCATTGGTGTTATCATTCCCGAAATTGTCCACTATTTTTTCTCATCGGTTATTAGCGGAATTGAAGACGTAGCTTACGATGCCGGTTTTAACGTAATTATTTGCCAGAGCAACGAACGATACGAGCGCGAAGTGGCCAATGCTAAAACATTGCTGTCGAGCCGTGTCGATGGTGTTTTGGTCTCTATTTCAAAACATACTACCGACTATAAACATTTAGAAAATTTCCAAAATCACGAAGTACCCATAGTATTCTATGATCGTGTTGTTCCGGATATAGTAGCTGATCAGGTAATTATCGACGATTTTGACGCAGCATATCGTGCAACCCGTCATTTGATCGATAGCGGAAGAACACGCATTGCTCATTTGGGCGGGCCAATGGCTTTACTGATTGGGCAAAACCGAAAGAATGGTTACCTGAAAGCTTTAAGCGAAGCCGGTATTCCGGCCGATGAAAACCTGATTCTGGAAGCCGACTCATTTGAAAAGGCACGGATGGCCATTATGAAGCTTATTAACCAAAAGATTAAGTTTGATGGCGTGTTTGCCACCAACGATCTTACTGCCATTGGTGCTATGCAAACCATTCAGAAAAAAGGCTACAAAATACCCGATGAGATTGCAATTGTTGGTTTTTCCGATGGTCGCTTTTCAGGAATTACCGACCCTACGCTTACTTCAGTCGATCAGCACGGTTACGAAATGGGAACACTGGCAACACAAATGCTCTTAAAACGCATCACCTCGGAAGACGATGAATATCCGGCTGAGACAAAAGTGTTGGATGCGGATTTGATTGTTCGTGGCTCCTCTATTATATAA
- a CDS encoding TonB-dependent receptor, giving the protein MRIIRKNLKSVLFLFAMLSFTLGYAQVKTVTGTVSDAGNDEPLPGVTIVVKGTTQGTITDFDGNFSIDVEQGQIIVLSYIGYTPQEVVITASNLVNVKLEQSMENLDEVVVIGYGQVKKEDATGSVSAVSSDDFNQGAITSPQELVTGKIAGVQITNGGGAPGEGSTIRIRGGSSLSASNDPLIVIDGVPISSDGVNGMRNPLNMIHPSDIETMTVLKDASATAIYGSRASNGVILITTKKGRKGAGLKLSYNGFSSYSTPSDKVDILSTDDFRQTIIDQHGAGSNAASLLGNADTDWQDVVLSPSVSHDHNFSVTGNIKDIPFRASIGYSDQNGILLKSSMERWTGTVGLNPSFFDDHLKMNLNFKGMLIDNNFSNQGAIGTAVSFDPTQPIYVDSDRYGGYFTWLQGNGNPNTLAPTNPLALIMMHDDTSTAKRAVTNAQFDYNFHFLPDLKATLNLGYEYTDSEGTTIDDDDAPWTIGNGGGYYSEYTQEKKNKLLDFYLTYDKELESIESNISVMGGYSWQHFWSESYNFARSGITNEIINPENWDPTEYYLVSFFGRLNYSLKDKYLLTFTVRQDGTSRFSPDTRWGLFPSAAFAWRISEEEFLKNSTAVSDLKLRLGYGITGQQNIGSGDYPYLARYTYSQENAQYQFGDQYYTTIRPEGYDSKIKWEETTTYNIGLDYGFVNNRISGTIDVYKRVTNDLLNFIPVPAGTNLTNMLLTNVGDLENRGFEFSVLGRIISKQDLSWEVGFNATYNENEITKLTATQMSLEEYPGVETGGISGAVGNNIQIHSVGYPANSFFVYEQVYDEAGKPIQGLYVDRNGDGQINSEDKYRYEKSAPDWFMGFNSKLYYKNWDFGFAGRVSLGNYVYNNVWSSSGSLNNLYWSSNYLLNVNQNALTTGFENPEYFTDYYVKNASFLRLDNISLGHTFKNLNADKMSLRLYGTVQNVFVVSDYEGLDPEVSNGIDNNIYPRPRVFMMGLSIDY; this is encoded by the coding sequence ATGAGGATTATTCGTAAAAACCTTAAATCAGTCTTGTTTTTGTTTGCCATGCTGAGCTTTACGCTTGGTTATGCGCAGGTAAAAACAGTTACAGGTACTGTTAGCGACGCCGGCAACGACGAGCCTTTACCTGGTGTTACCATAGTAGTTAAAGGAACTACACAAGGAACAATTACCGATTTTGACGGAAATTTCAGCATCGATGTTGAACAAGGACAAATCATTGTTCTTTCATACATTGGTTACACACCGCAGGAAGTAGTTATTACTGCTTCAAATCTGGTAAATGTTAAGTTGGAACAATCAATGGAAAACCTCGACGAGGTTGTAGTAATTGGTTACGGACAAGTTAAAAAAGAAGATGCTACCGGTTCGGTATCGGCAGTAAGTTCTGATGATTTTAACCAGGGAGCTATTACTTCTCCACAAGAATTGGTAACCGGTAAAATTGCCGGTGTACAAATTACCAACGGTGGTGGTGCTCCAGGAGAAGGATCAACCATCCGTATTCGTGGTGGTTCTTCGCTTTCAGCAAGTAACGACCCGCTAATTGTAATCGATGGTGTACCAATTTCGAGCGATGGTGTTAACGGAATGAGAAACCCGCTGAATATGATTCACCCAAGCGATATTGAAACCATGACCGTATTAAAAGATGCATCGGCGACTGCAATTTATGGTTCGCGTGCATCAAACGGTGTTATTCTTATTACCACTAAAAAAGGCCGTAAAGGTGCCGGTTTAAAACTTAGCTACAACGGCTTTAGTTCGTATAGCACACCGTCAGATAAAGTTGATATTCTGTCGACCGACGATTTCAGACAAACGATTATCGATCAACACGGAGCCGGATCTAACGCAGCCAGCCTGTTGGGCAATGCTGATACCGACTGGCAGGATGTTGTTTTAAGTCCATCTGTAAGTCACGACCACAACTTTAGCGTTACCGGAAATATTAAAGATATTCCTTTCCGTGCATCAATCGGATACTCTGACCAAAACGGTATTTTACTAAAATCGAGCATGGAGCGCTGGACCGGAACGGTTGGTTTAAATCCAAGTTTCTTCGATGATCATCTAAAAATGAACCTGAACTTTAAAGGAATGTTGATCGACAATAATTTCTCTAATCAGGGCGCCATCGGAACCGCAGTAAGCTTCGATCCAACCCAGCCGATTTATGTCGACAGCGATCGTTATGGAGGTTACTTCACCTGGTTGCAGGGCAACGGAAATCCAAACACCCTGGCACCAACCAATCCGCTGGCATTAATTATGATGCACGATGATACTTCTACTGCAAAAAGAGCAGTGACTAACGCACAATTCGATTATAATTTCCATTTCCTTCCTGATTTGAAAGCCACCCTTAACCTTGGATATGAATACACCGATTCAGAGGGGACTACCATCGACGATGACGATGCTCCGTGGACAATTGGTAACGGAGGTGGATATTACAGCGAATACACACAGGAAAAGAAAAATAAATTGTTAGACTTTTACCTGACTTACGATAAAGAACTGGAATCGATTGAAAGTAACATCAGTGTAATGGGTGGTTACTCGTGGCAACATTTCTGGAGCGAAAGCTACAACTTTGCAAGAAGTGGTATTACCAACGAAATTATCAATCCTGAAAACTGGGATCCTACAGAATATTACCTGGTTTCGTTTTTCGGACGATTAAATTACTCGTTAAAAGACAAATACCTGCTTACTTTTACTGTTCGCCAGGACGGAACTTCACGTTTCTCGCCCGATACCCGTTGGGGACTTTTCCCATCGGCAGCTTTTGCATGGCGAATTTCAGAAGAAGAATTCCTGAAAAACAGCACTGCAGTTTCCGATCTGAAATTACGTTTAGGTTACGGTATTACCGGTCAGCAAAACATTGGCAGCGGCGATTACCCGTATTTGGCACGCTACACATACAGCCAGGAAAATGCGCAGTACCAGTTTGGCGATCAGTATTACACCACTATTCGTCCTGAAGGTTACGACTCGAAAATTAAGTGGGAAGAAACCACAACCTACAATATTGGTTTAGATTATGGTTTTGTGAACAACCGTATTTCCGGTACAATTGACGTGTACAAACGTGTTACCAACGACTTGCTGAACTTTATTCCGGTTCCGGCAGGTACCAACCTTACCAATATGTTGTTAACAAACGTGGGCGATTTGGAAAACCGCGGTTTTGAGTTCTCTGTTTTGGGTCGTATTATCTCGAAACAAGACCTTTCGTGGGAAGTTGGATTTAACGCCACCTACAACGAAAACGAAATTACCAAACTTACTGCAACCCAAATGTCGCTGGAAGAATATCCGGGTGTAGAAACAGGAGGTATTTCGGGTGCAGTTGGTAACAACATTCAAATTCACTCGGTAGGGTATCCGGCCAACTCGTTCTTTGTGTACGAACAAGTGTACGACGAAGCAGGAAAACCAATCCAGGGACTTTATGTTGACCGTAACGGAGACGGACAGATTAACAGCGAAGACAAATACCGCTACGAAAAATCGGCTCCCGACTGGTTTATGGGTTTCAACTCGAAACTGTACTATAAAAACTGGGACTTTGGTTTTGCCGGAAGAGTTAGCCTGGGCAACTACGTATACAACAACGTTTGGTCGTCAAGTGGTTCGTTAAACAACCTGTACTGGTCGTCGAACTACCTGTTAAACGTAAACCAAAATGCACTGACAACAGGATTCGAAAATCCTGAATATTTCACTGATTACTATGTAAAAAATGCGTCGTTCCTGCGTTTGGATAACATTTCGCTGGGACACACATTTAAAAATCTGAATGCAGACAAAATGAGTCTTCGCCTGTACGGTACGGTTCAAAACGTGTTTGTAGTTTCAGATTACGAAGGTCTTGACCCGGAGGTTAGTAATGGAATCGACAACAACATTTATCCACGTCCACGCGTGTTTATGATGGGCTTAAGCATTGATTATTAA
- a CDS encoding MFS transporter, translating into MRKKPTLSFWQIWNMSFGFLGIQFGFALQNANVSRIFETLGANVEDIPILWIAAPVTGLIVQPIIGHMSDKTWNRLGRRRPYFLFGAIFASLALLLMPNSPALWVAAGTLWIMDASINVSMEPFRAFVGDMLPNEQRTRGFAMQSFFIGTGAVVGSVLPYAMTNWLNIPNTAPEGVIPPSVRWSFYVGGVVFFLAILWTIFSTKEYPPEDLKAFEENERQTTNKAEVLNEEEVAGSRFAKVGGIMGMLGLLIVVVTQLMNLEKELYILGGILFLFFLLMMMAALLKSQKKDKNALVEIFSDLLRMPVTMKQLALVQFFTWVGLFALWIYATAGITSHVYGTSDTTTKLYNDGADWVTILFGVYNGVAALMAFALPVIAKYTNRKITHFISLIIGGVSLASIYLFNDPNWLIVPMIGVGIAWASILSMPYAILTGSLPSNKMGIYMGIFNFFIVIPQILAATILGFMVKDLFGGESILALVFGGVSMVIAAILVLFVKDVATEN; encoded by the coding sequence ATGCGCAAAAAACCTACGTTAAGTTTTTGGCAGATTTGGAATATGAGTTTTGGTTTTCTGGGTATCCAGTTTGGATTTGCCCTGCAGAATGCCAATGTAAGTCGTATTTTCGAAACACTTGGGGCCAATGTTGAGGACATCCCGATTTTGTGGATTGCCGCTCCGGTTACCGGGTTAATTGTTCAGCCGATAATCGGGCACATGAGCGATAAAACCTGGAATCGCCTCGGGCGAAGACGGCCTTACTTTTTGTTCGGCGCCATTTTCGCATCGCTTGCCCTTTTACTAATGCCAAACTCGCCCGCCTTATGGGTAGCCGCCGGTACACTTTGGATAATGGATGCTTCCATAAATGTTTCTATGGAGCCATTCCGCGCGTTTGTTGGCGATATGTTACCCAACGAACAACGTACCCGAGGTTTTGCCATGCAAAGCTTTTTTATTGGTACCGGTGCTGTTGTGGGATCTGTACTTCCGTACGCGATGACCAATTGGCTGAATATTCCCAATACAGCTCCCGAAGGGGTAATTCCACCATCAGTGCGCTGGTCGTTCTACGTTGGAGGTGTTGTTTTCTTTCTGGCCATTTTGTGGACTATTTTTTCAACAAAAGAATACCCGCCCGAAGATTTGAAGGCCTTTGAAGAAAACGAAAGACAAACAACCAATAAAGCTGAGGTGCTTAATGAAGAGGAAGTGGCAGGCAGCCGGTTTGCAAAAGTTGGTGGAATAATGGGGATGCTGGGTTTGCTGATTGTAGTAGTTACACAACTAATGAACCTGGAAAAGGAACTGTACATTCTTGGAGGTATTCTTTTCCTTTTCTTTTTGCTGATGATGATGGCTGCTTTGCTAAAATCGCAAAAAAAGGATAAGAATGCTCTGGTGGAAATTTTCAGCGATTTATTACGCATGCCGGTAACGATGAAACAACTGGCGCTGGTACAGTTTTTTACCTGGGTTGGATTGTTTGCTTTGTGGATTTATGCCACCGCAGGAATTACCAGCCATGTGTACGGAACTTCCGATACTACCACGAAATTGTACAACGACGGCGCCGATTGGGTAACCATTCTTTTTGGCGTGTATAACGGAGTTGCTGCGCTAATGGCATTTGCGTTGCCTGTAATTGCAAAGTACACCAACCGCAAAATTACGCACTTCATTAGTTTAATAATCGGTGGTGTGAGCCTGGCCTCCATCTACCTTTTTAACGATCCGAACTGGCTGATTGTGCCAATGATTGGAGTTGGCATTGCCTGGGCAAGTATTCTTTCCATGCCTTATGCCATTTTAACCGGATCGTTGCCATCGAACAAAATGGGGATTTACATGGGAATTTTCAACTTCTTTATTGTAATACCGCAAATTCTGGCGGCAACCATTTTGGGGTTCATGGTAAAAGATCTGTTTGGAGGAGAGTCGATTTTAGCACTCGTTTTTGGTGGAGTATCAATGGTGATTGCAGCCATATTGGTACTTTTTGTTAAAGACGTTGCAACAGAAAATTAA